A portion of the Cryptomeria japonica chromosome 5, Sugi_1.0, whole genome shotgun sequence genome contains these proteins:
- the LOC131075004 gene encoding putative anthocyanidin reductase isoform X1: MAEKGEHTIKRVCVTGAAGYIGSWLVKNLLERGYTVNATLRDPGDERKSRPLLDLAGAQERLKLLQADLLKEGSFDAAVEGCEGVFHVAGPMGGASADDYIVPAVNGVLNVMKACTRARSVRRVVFTSSASATCPLDDKGELAHSCIDESCWSPLNFLKSQTNSTAWYMTAKTLAEQEALNYGAQYNLEVITVQPTFVIGPWFTNTHDLTSFQVISGLIGVNDAYYEVVKYIQSVFGSIGIVHIEDVSNAHIFLMEHPSAQGRHVCLVDFATIKSIKDFLAKQLKTSLKFHEEDSHNKYVPYSSKKLLDMGFSYKYSLEQAFEDGIECAKKYNLLNL; the protein is encoded by the exons ATGGCGGAAAAGGGTGAGCATACTATAAAACGAGTCTGTGTGACTGGAGCAGCGGGATACATCGGATCATGGCTGGTAAAGAATCTTCTGGAGAGGGGTTATACAGTGAACGCCACTCTCAGAGATCCAG GAGACGAGAGGAAATCTCGGCCTTTGTTAGATTTGGCAGGGGCACAGGAGAGGCTTAAGCTCCTCCAAGCTGATCTGCTGAAAGAGGGAAGCTTTGATGCTGCAGTGGAGGGTTGCGAGGGAGTTTTTCATGTAGCCGGTCCTATGGGTGGAGCCTCAGCT GATGATTACATTGTGCCTGCTGTAAATGGTGTACTTAATGTGATGAAAGCATGCACAAGAGCTAGATCTGTTAGGAGAGTGGTTTTCACTTCATCTGCCTCTGCTACTTGTCCATTGGATGATAAGGGGGAGTTAGCTCATTCATGCATTGATGAGTCATGTTGGAGTCCTCTGAATTTCCTTAAATCTCAAACAAATTCTACAGCTTGGTATATGACTGCAAAGACATTAGCAGAACAGGAAGCCCTTAATTATGGTGCCCAATACAATCTTGAGGTGATAACAGTGCAACCAACTTTTGTCATTGGACCTTGGTTTACAAACACACATGACTTGACATCTTTCCAAGTAATATCTGGTCTAATTGGAG TAAATGATGCATACTATGAAGTAGTGAAGTATATCCAATCTGTATTTGGCTCCATAGGAATAGTTCATATTGAGGATGTATCCAATGCCCATATATTTTTGATGGAGCATCCTAGTGCACAAGGCCGCCatgtttgtcttgttgattttgcaACCATCAAATCTATTAAAGATTTTCTTGCTAAACAATTAAAGACTTCACTTAA GTTTCATGAGGAGGACTCTCATAACAAATATGTGCCATACTCTTCCAAAAAGTTATTGGATATGGGCTTCTCTTACAAGTATAGTTTGGAACAAGCTTTTGAAGATGGTATAGAATGTGCCAAAAAATACAATCTTTTGAATTTATAA
- the LOC131075004 gene encoding dihydroflavonol 4-reductase isoform X2 has protein sequence MAEKGEHTIKRVCVTGAAGYIGSWLVKNLLERGYTVNATLRDPGDERKSRPLLDLAGAQERLKLLQADLLKEGSFDAAVEGCEGVFHVAGPMGGASADDYIVPAVNGVLNVMKACTRARSVRRVVFTSSASATCPLDDKGELAHSCIDESCWSPLNFLKSQTNSTAWYMTAKTLAEQEALNYGAQYNLEVITVQPTFVIGPWFTNTHDLTSFQVISGLIGGFMRRTLITNMCHTLPKSYWIWASLTSIVWNKLLKMV, from the exons ATGGCGGAAAAGGGTGAGCATACTATAAAACGAGTCTGTGTGACTGGAGCAGCGGGATACATCGGATCATGGCTGGTAAAGAATCTTCTGGAGAGGGGTTATACAGTGAACGCCACTCTCAGAGATCCAG GAGACGAGAGGAAATCTCGGCCTTTGTTAGATTTGGCAGGGGCACAGGAGAGGCTTAAGCTCCTCCAAGCTGATCTGCTGAAAGAGGGAAGCTTTGATGCTGCAGTGGAGGGTTGCGAGGGAGTTTTTCATGTAGCCGGTCCTATGGGTGGAGCCTCAGCT GATGATTACATTGTGCCTGCTGTAAATGGTGTACTTAATGTGATGAAAGCATGCACAAGAGCTAGATCTGTTAGGAGAGTGGTTTTCACTTCATCTGCCTCTGCTACTTGTCCATTGGATGATAAGGGGGAGTTAGCTCATTCATGCATTGATGAGTCATGTTGGAGTCCTCTGAATTTCCTTAAATCTCAAACAAATTCTACAGCTTGGTATATGACTGCAAAGACATTAGCAGAACAGGAAGCCCTTAATTATGGTGCCCAATACAATCTTGAGGTGATAACAGTGCAACCAACTTTTGTCATTGGACCTTGGTTTACAAACACACATGACTTGACATCTTTCCAAGTAATATCTGGTCTAATTGGAG GTTTCATGAGGAGGACTCTCATAACAAATATGTGCCATACTCTTCCAAAAAGTTATTGGATATGGGCTTCTCTTACAAGTATAGTTTGGAACAAGCTTTTGAAGATGGTATAG